Proteins co-encoded in one Acidobacteriota bacterium genomic window:
- the ftsH gene encoding ATP-dependent zinc metalloprotease FtsH, producing the protein MIISSALVFVWYLQTKQTTPPKELSFDAALTQIKNKDIKEVTVKQDSLELVSKTDNQKLSTRLDLSDSTRDQIFAAAKETDTVIKLEPPSSGLGWQILVTLLPFILLMGFLAFTLRQMQAGGNKALSFGKSKAKLLNNQQKRVTFKDVAGVDEAKEELQEIIEFLKDPQKFQKLGGKIPKGVLMVGPPGTGKTLLAKAVAGEANVPFFSISGSDFVEMFVGVGASRVRDLFEQGKKNAPCIIFIDEIDAVGRHRGAGLGGGHDEREQTLNQLLVEMDGFESNDGVILVASTNRPDVLDPALLRPGRFDRRVVVGRPDVRGREGILKVHTRKIPLDEKVDVNVIARGTPGFTGADLANIVNEAALNAARYNKKVVTMNDFEIAKDKVMMGAERKSMVISDDEKRITAYHEAGHTLVGLKVPSVDPVHKVTIIPRGMALGLTMYLPEKDRLSATKEYLLGNIAMSMGGRIAEDIFIGSITTGASNDIEKATEIARAMVCEYGMSSLGPLAYGKKEEQIFLGREISQHRDYSEDTAIKIDQEVQKIINEQYALAETIIKENRDAMIRLAEALLEFETLDGVQIRRVVAGLPLDSDNSPTTDNDGTSEKEEASNNSFKKPILPPITGNNPATA; encoded by the coding sequence ATGATCATCTCGAGCGCTCTCGTTTTCGTCTGGTATTTGCAGACGAAGCAGACAACTCCGCCGAAGGAATTATCTTTCGACGCCGCACTGACACAGATCAAAAACAAGGACATCAAAGAAGTAACGGTCAAGCAAGATTCGCTCGAATTGGTAAGCAAGACCGACAATCAGAAGCTGTCCACGCGTCTGGATCTGAGCGATTCGACACGCGATCAGATCTTTGCTGCAGCAAAAGAAACTGACACCGTCATCAAGCTCGAACCCCCATCAAGCGGCCTCGGTTGGCAAATCCTTGTCACCCTTTTGCCGTTCATACTTCTCATGGGCTTCCTCGCTTTCACCCTGCGACAAATGCAGGCTGGCGGGAACAAAGCTCTCAGCTTTGGGAAATCAAAGGCAAAGCTGCTCAATAACCAGCAAAAACGCGTTACCTTCAAGGACGTGGCCGGTGTCGACGAAGCCAAAGAAGAGTTGCAGGAGATCATAGAATTTCTTAAAGATCCACAAAAGTTCCAGAAGCTCGGCGGCAAAATTCCTAAGGGAGTTTTGATGGTTGGCCCTCCGGGAACCGGTAAAACTTTGCTTGCCAAGGCAGTTGCCGGCGAAGCAAACGTTCCTTTCTTCTCGATCTCGGGTTCTGATTTCGTCGAAATGTTTGTCGGTGTCGGAGCTTCGCGTGTTCGCGACCTTTTCGAACAGGGCAAGAAAAATGCTCCGTGCATCATTTTTATCGATGAGATCGACGCAGTCGGCCGCCATCGCGGTGCCGGTCTAGGCGGTGGACATGATGAGCGTGAACAGACGCTGAACCAGCTTCTCGTCGAGATGGACGGTTTCGAATCGAATGATGGCGTTATCCTAGTCGCTTCGACCAACCGACCTGACGTTCTCGATCCGGCACTTCTTCGTCCGGGCCGTTTTGACCGCCGCGTTGTCGTTGGCCGTCCAGACGTTCGCGGACGTGAGGGAATCCTGAAGGTTCATACCCGCAAGATCCCTCTCGACGAAAAGGTCGACGTGAATGTAATCGCCCGCGGAACCCCGGGATTCACCGGTGCAGATCTCGCCAATATTGTTAACGAAGCCGCTCTCAACGCCGCTCGCTATAATAAAAAGGTCGTGACAATGAACGACTTCGAGATCGCCAAAGACAAGGTAATGATGGGTGCCGAGCGTAAGAGCATGGTCATTTCTGACGATGAAAAGCGTATCACTGCGTATCACGAAGCTGGCCACACACTAGTTGGACTCAAGGTCCCGAGTGTCGATCCGGTTCATAAGGTTACGATCATTCCCCGTGGAATGGCGCTGGGCCTGACGATGTATCTGCCGGAAAAAGATCGCTTGAGCGCAACGAAAGAGTATTTGCTCGGCAACATCGCAATGTCGATGGGCGGCCGTATCGCTGAAGATATTTTCATTGGCAGCATCACCACCGGTGCCTCGAATGACATCGAGAAAGCCACTGAGATCGCCCGTGCAATGGTCTGCGAATACGGCATGAGCAGCCTTGGGCCGCTGGCTTACGGTAAAAAGGAAGAGCAGATATTCCTCGGCCGTGAGATATCACAGCACCGCGATTACTCTGAAGACACCGCGATCAAGATAGACCAAGAGGTGCAAAAGATCATCAATGAGCAGTACGCTCTAGCTGAGACCATCATCAAAGAGAATCGAGATGCCATGATCCGCTTGGCTGAAGCTCTGCTGGAATTCGAAACGCTCGACGGTGTGCAGATACGCCGAGTGGTCGCGGGTTTACCTCTAGATAGTGACAATTCGCCGACAACTGACAACGACGGCACGTCGGAGAAAGAAGAGGCGTCGAACAATTCGTTCAAAAAACCTATTCTGCCGCCGATCACCGGAAATAATCCGGCAACCGCGTAA
- a CDS encoding argininosuccinate synthase, whose protein sequence is MTKKINKIVLAYSGGLDTSAMLLWLKETYGCEVICYCADVGQGEELTGLEEKAKATGASKLYVEDLREEFVKDFVWMAVKANALYEGVYLLGTSLARPVIAKRQIEIAQMEGADAVAHGATGKGNDQVRFELTYYSLQPDIKVVAPWRHWEFKGRADLIAYCAKHGIPVTATADKPYSMDRNLMHISYEGGILEDPWAAPPENIFLLTKSPENASNTAQELTISFEKGEPVAIDGEKYGAVDLLTKLNYLGGEHGIGRVDLVENRFVGMKSRGVYETPGVTILQAAHRALESITMDREVGRLRDSFGTKFAESIYYGFWFAPEFEILKSMINQTQETVNGDVRIKLYKGNVTILGRKSPNSLYRERIVTFEDDAGAYDQIDAEGFIKLQALRLRLRKME, encoded by the coding sequence ATGACCAAGAAAATCAATAAGATCGTCCTCGCCTATTCCGGCGGCCTCGATACGTCGGCCATGCTTTTGTGGCTCAAGGAAACTTACGGCTGCGAAGTCATCTGCTACTGCGCCGATGTCGGCCAGGGCGAAGAACTGACCGGGCTCGAGGAAAAGGCAAAGGCAACCGGTGCTTCGAAACTCTACGTCGAGGATCTTCGCGAGGAGTTTGTCAAAGACTTCGTCTGGATGGCGGTCAAAGCAAATGCTTTATACGAAGGCGTTTACCTGCTCGGCACATCGCTCGCTCGGCCGGTTATCGCTAAACGTCAGATCGAGATCGCGCAGATGGAAGGAGCCGACGCTGTAGCTCACGGAGCGACCGGAAAGGGCAATGACCAGGTGCGTTTTGAGCTGACATACTACTCTCTGCAGCCCGACATCAAGGTCGTGGCCCCGTGGCGGCATTGGGAATTTAAGGGACGTGCGGATCTGATAGCGTATTGTGCGAAACACGGTATTCCCGTTACCGCGACCGCCGACAAACCATATTCGATGGATCGTAACCTGATGCACATCTCTTACGAAGGCGGCATTCTCGAAGACCCGTGGGCCGCTCCTCCGGAGAACATCTTCCTGCTCACCAAATCACCCGAAAACGCCTCGAACACCGCTCAGGAACTTACGATCTCGTTCGAAAAAGGCGAGCCGGTCGCGATCGACGGTGAAAAATACGGTGCGGTCGATCTGCTGACCAAGCTCAACTACCTCGGCGGCGAACACGGCATCGGCCGCGTCGATCTGGTCGAGAATCGCTTCGTCGGAATGAAATCACGCGGCGTTTACGAGACGCCCGGCGTGACGATCCTGCAAGCCGCTCACCGTGCCCTCGAGTCCATCACCATGGACCGCGAGGTCGGCCGCCTGCGAGATTCATTCGGTACAAAATTCGCCGAATCCATCTACTACGGCTTCTGGTTCGCCCCCGAATTCGAGATCCTCAAATCGATGATCAACCAAACCCAGGAAACGGTTAACGGCGATGTCCGCATCAAGCTCTACAAAGGCAACGTCACGATCCTAGGCCGCAAATCTCCGAATTCGCTCTACCGCGAGCGCATCGTCACCTTCGAAGACGATGCCGGAGCATACGACCAGATCGATGCCGAAGGATTTATCAAGCTTCAGGCTCTTCGCTTGAGACTGAGAAAAATGGAATAG
- the tilS gene encoding tRNA lysidine(34) synthetase TilS gives MHGFTRNLITEWRRLGLPFGDETVVVAVSGGADSLSLLLGMQELRQREKLAVRLVAAHFNHGIRDGESDADEDFVRKLAIERKIELAVGHGKVSREGNLEQNARLARYEFLKTTAENLNAHCVLTGHTINDQAETFLLNLIRGSGPDGLSGMTAVRNLGSETATLLVRPMLTWAKRSDTEGYCHDLGVEYRYDTMNEDTAFKRVRIRKILLPLLEDFNPHIIETLANTAALMQQLPKSTEQGNRLELGDELLLGDLKQLSEADLKGLIRDWLGRHRGSTRQLALKHIEAVARLIVSTKSGRNVELPGGQVIKTGGRLVYKENKVEKKGLDI, from the coding sequence ATGCACGGTTTTACGCGAAATCTGATCACGGAATGGCGGCGGCTCGGGTTGCCGTTTGGAGATGAGACCGTGGTCGTTGCGGTTTCGGGCGGTGCGGATTCGTTGAGCTTGCTGCTTGGAATGCAGGAGCTTCGCCAGCGAGAAAAACTCGCGGTTCGGCTCGTCGCTGCTCATTTTAATCACGGCATCCGCGATGGCGAGAGTGATGCGGACGAGGATTTTGTCCGAAAACTCGCAATAGAACGAAAGATCGAACTAGCCGTCGGCCACGGCAAAGTCAGCCGCGAAGGCAATCTCGAACAAAATGCACGTCTGGCTCGCTACGAGTTTCTCAAAACCACTGCGGAAAATCTGAACGCTCACTGCGTGCTGACCGGACACACGATAAACGATCAGGCCGAGACCTTTCTTCTAAACCTCATCCGCGGCAGCGGGCCAGACGGATTGAGCGGGATGACGGCCGTGAGGAATCTTGGAAGCGAAACCGCTACTCTGCTTGTTCGTCCTATGTTGACGTGGGCGAAACGGTCGGATACGGAAGGCTATTGCCATGATCTCGGCGTCGAGTACCGCTACGACACGATGAACGAGGACACGGCTTTCAAACGCGTCAGAATTCGAAAAATTCTGCTTCCATTGCTTGAGGATTTTAATCCCCATATCATCGAAACGCTCGCGAATACGGCGGCTTTGATGCAGCAGTTACCGAAATCGACCGAGCAGGGAAACCGTTTGGAACTCGGAGACGAACTGTTACTTGGAGACCTGAAACAGCTCTCGGAAGCCGATCTGAAGGGGCTGATCCGAGACTGGTTAGGGCGTCATCGTGGAAGCACGAGGCAATTGGCTCTGAAACATATAGAGGCGGTTGCTCGTTTGATAGTGAGCACAAAGAGCGGCCGAAACGTCGAATTGCCGGGCGGCCAAGTGATCAAAACAGGCGGGCGCTTGGTTTATAAGGAAAATAAGGTTGAAAAAAAGGGTTTGGACATCTAA
- a CDS encoding DUF1501 domain-containing protein — MDRRYFLKTSGIGLASFGFMAAAPDFLHQFATAAAVREGYGKKKVLVTIFQRGAVDGLNMVVPYAEDSYYSLRPTIAIPAPNKPNGAIDLDGFFGLHPSMKPLESFWKNKNLAIVTAAGSPDNTRSHFDAQDYMESGTPGNKGTKDGWLNRVLQGTGGKDDSPFRAVAMTQQLPRSLYGRSPSVAMANLADFSIKAGVYSNNMKGGFEGLYQQNAKDSLGETGKETFEAVNYLKTANPAQYKPENGAVYPTTGLGRSLQQIAQLIKAGVGLEVAFAEMGGWDTHTNQGQGNNPSQGQLANLLKDFASAIAAFGTDLGKRMDDVVVITMSEFGRTAKENGSRGTDHGHGNSMFILGGNVKGGKVYADWKGLKPDQLNEGRDLSVTTDFRDVFAEAASKHMGAKDLSKIFPTYSATKEKFRGYLS, encoded by the coding sequence CGAGCTTTGGGTTTATGGCGGCGGCGCCGGATTTTTTGCATCAGTTTGCAACTGCGGCTGCTGTGCGAGAAGGCTACGGCAAGAAGAAGGTGCTGGTCACGATTTTCCAACGCGGAGCGGTCGACGGCCTGAACATGGTCGTGCCTTATGCTGAAGACTCGTATTACAGCCTGCGTCCCACGATCGCCATTCCGGCACCGAACAAACCGAACGGTGCGATCGATCTCGATGGATTCTTCGGCCTGCACCCGAGCATGAAACCGCTCGAATCGTTCTGGAAAAACAAAAATCTCGCTATCGTGACCGCCGCCGGTTCGCCTGACAATACGCGTTCACACTTCGACGCTCAGGATTACATGGAATCCGGGACGCCCGGCAACAAAGGCACTAAGGACGGTTGGCTCAATCGCGTCCTGCAGGGCACGGGCGGCAAGGACGATTCGCCATTCCGTGCCGTCGCGATGACGCAGCAGCTGCCGCGTTCGCTCTACGGCCGCTCGCCTTCGGTCGCGATGGCAAATTTGGCTGATTTTTCGATCAAAGCCGGTGTCTATTCGAACAACATGAAAGGCGGTTTCGAAGGGCTGTATCAGCAGAACGCCAAAGATTCGCTCGGCGAGACCGGAAAGGAGACTTTCGAAGCGGTCAATTATCTAAAGACCGCCAATCCCGCGCAGTACAAACCCGAAAACGGTGCGGTTTATCCGACAACCGGTTTGGGACGCTCGCTCCAGCAGATCGCCCAGCTTATCAAAGCCGGTGTTGGATTAGAGGTTGCGTTCGCCGAAATGGGCGGCTGGGACACCCACACAAATCAGGGCCAGGGCAATAACCCTTCACAGGGCCAGCTCGCTAATTTGCTCAAGGATTTTGCGTCGGCGATCGCTGCTTTTGGAACAGATCTCGGCAAACGTATGGACGACGTCGTTGTGATCACGATGTCCGAATTCGGCCGCACCGCTAAAGAAAACGGTTCACGCGGAACCGACCACGGCCACGGCAACTCGATGTTCATCCTCGGCGGCAACGTCAAAGGCGGCAAGGTCTACGCCGACTGGAAGGGCCTCAAACCCGACCAGCTAAACGAAGGCCGCGACCTCTCGGTCACCACCGATTTCCGCGACGTCTTCGCCGAAGCCGCGAGTAAACACATGGGAGCGAAAGACCTGTCTAAGATATTTCCCACCTACTCCGCGACCAAGGAGAAATTCAGAGGATATCTAAGTTAA
- a CDS encoding PaaI family thioesterase yields MERSVLLKSVAENELMQFLGVKIIEATGDRVVLTMEVTPKVHQYVGIMNGGVSLYLCETAASIGVVAGADLTKVTPVGVEINANHLRAVSKGVLTVEASPIHSGRSMSVWKIEITNDKGKLVCTSRLTMFIQNRAAYRPE; encoded by the coding sequence ATGGAAAGATCAGTTCTACTAAAAAGTGTTGCCGAGAATGAGCTAATGCAGTTCCTCGGCGTCAAGATCATTGAGGCGACTGGCGATCGTGTGGTGCTGACGATGGAGGTCACCCCAAAGGTTCATCAGTACGTCGGCATTATGAACGGTGGAGTTTCACTGTATCTTTGCGAAACGGCCGCCTCGATCGGTGTTGTGGCGGGAGCGGATCTGACAAAGGTGACTCCGGTCGGCGTGGAGATAAACGCGAATCATCTGCGGGCGGTGAGCAAAGGCGTTTTGACCGTTGAGGCTTCGCCGATACATTCGGGCCGTTCGATGAGCGTTTGGAAGATCGAGATAACCAACGATAAGGGAAAGCTGGTTTGTACTTCGCGGCTGACGATGTTCATTCAAAACAGAGCCGCGTACCGGCCGGAATGA
- the argH gene encoding argininosuccinate lyase, with amino-acid sequence MTKSGQLWGGRFTEKPDETFAEFNDSFRFDKRLFAADVRGCIAHANGLKRARVITNLEAVSILEGLDELIEHAASDPAFFLHSNSEDVHSFIEGKLIDLIGDTGRKLHTGRSRNDQVATAFRLWLRDELDAISSLIHLAQSSLVSLAERHREAVLPGYTHLQRAQPVMWAHWCLAYFEMLKRDSERLADARKRVNILPLGSAALAGTSFPIDRESVAAELRFEGVSANSLDAVSDRDFAVEFTAACSLIMVHLSRLAEDLIIYCSNEFGFVTLSDAVSSGSSLMPQKKNPDALELLRGKAGRVFGHQMGLLATIKGLPLAYNKDMQEDKEAVFDTVDTVSISLRAASIVLDNATLNEERALAAATKGYLNATELADYLVKKGVPFRTGHEIVGRAVLYAISEGKELHELSVEQLKEFSSEIGEDVADALSLGSTLGAKDAIGGTSPSRVTEALTAARAFLDK; translated from the coding sequence ATGACCAAATCAGGCCAACTTTGGGGCGGGCGGTTCACGGAAAAACCGGATGAAACGTTTGCAGAATTCAACGATTCGTTTCGGTTCGACAAACGGCTGTTCGCGGCGGACGTTCGCGGCTGTATCGCGCATGCGAATGGATTGAAACGGGCTAGGGTAATCACTAATCTTGAAGCGGTATCGATACTGGAAGGCCTTGATGAACTCATCGAGCATGCCGCAAGTGATCCCGCGTTTTTTCTCCATTCGAATTCCGAAGATGTCCATTCATTCATTGAGGGAAAGCTGATAGATCTCATCGGCGATACCGGACGAAAACTGCACACCGGACGCAGTCGTAACGATCAGGTCGCGACCGCATTTCGCTTGTGGCTGCGTGATGAATTAGACGCGATATCGTCGTTGATTCATCTTGCCCAGTCATCGCTCGTATCGCTTGCAGAACGCCATCGCGAAGCCGTTTTGCCGGGCTACACACATCTGCAGCGGGCACAGCCCGTGATGTGGGCACATTGGTGTCTCGCGTATTTTGAAATGCTGAAACGCGACAGCGAACGTCTTGCTGATGCCCGCAAACGTGTCAATATTTTGCCGTTAGGTTCGGCAGCACTTGCAGGTACGAGCTTCCCGATCGACCGCGAATCTGTGGCTGCCGAGCTTAGATTTGAAGGCGTTTCGGCAAACAGCCTTGATGCAGTTTCGGACCGTGATTTTGCGGTAGAATTTACCGCGGCGTGCTCGCTGATCATGGTCCATCTTTCGCGGCTGGCTGAGGATCTGATCATATATTGTTCGAACGAATTTGGGTTTGTAACGCTCAGCGATGCGGTTTCGTCGGGATCAAGCCTGATGCCGCAGAAGAAAAATCCGGACGCTCTGGAGCTGCTTCGAGGCAAAGCCGGACGAGTTTTCGGCCACCAGATGGGTTTGCTCGCCACCATCAAAGGCCTGCCACTCGCCTATAATAAGGACATGCAGGAGGACAAGGAAGCCGTTTTTGATACGGTCGACACCGTGAGCATTTCCCTCCGAGCCGCATCGATCGTGTTGGACAATGCGACCTTGAATGAAGAAAGGGCTCTCGCAGCTGCAACAAAAGGATATCTCAACGCCACCGAGCTCGCGGATTATCTGGTTAAGAAAGGCGTGCCGTTTCGAACCGGACACGAAATCGTCGGGCGTGCCGTTCTGTATGCGATCAGCGAAGGAAAAGAGCTTCATGAGCTGAGCGTCGAACAACTGAAAGAGTTTTCGTCCGAAATCGGCGAGGATGTAGCGGATGCGTTGAGTTTAGGATCGACGCTCGGGGCAAAGGATGCCATCGGCGGTACGTCGCCTTCGCGTGTGACAGAAGCCTTAACAGCCGCTCGTGCATTTCTCGATAAGTAG